The sequence below is a genomic window from Acidobacteriota bacterium.
ACTCGTCCAGCAGCTCCCGTGCCATTTCGAGCACGGAGCGGCCCCGGCCCCCGGTGCGCAGCAGCACCGCCAGCAGCTCCGCTTCGCTGAGGGTCTGGCTGCCGTGGCGCAGCAATCGTTCCCGGGGGCGTTCCTGGGTGGGCATTTCGTGGATCGTGGTCAGTTGCTGGTGCGTCACGGGCTCTCCTCCTGGATGAAGTCTGTTGGATGGTCGATTCCCCGCAACGAGCTCCGCCGCGAGATCGCTTACACCCACCAAGACGCTAAGAGCAGCCGCCATCGCTCACCGGTCAACCAGACGGGAAGAAAAAAAGCGATTGACAGCCGCCGAAGGCTGCTGCTAAAACCGCCTCGCTTCGCCTTGGTAGCATCGCTCTATCCGGGGTGGCAGCGCATCGTCCATCCGTCCCGAGGAGATTTCATGAGCAGCACCTTCTTCGTCCCCCGCCAGATGTTCTTGACCCGTGGTGTGGGAGTCCACCGCGAGAAGCTCACCAGCTTCGAGATGGCCCTGCGCGGTGCCGGCATCGCCGCCATCAATATCGTTCGGGTTAGCAGCATTTTCCCGCCTCAGTGCAAGATCATCCCCAAGAAGAAGGGCCTGGAGATGCTCCCCGCCGGCGCCGTGGTTCCCTGCGTGGTGGCGGAAGCAGCGACCAACGAGCCCCATCGCATGATCGCCGCCTCCGTGGGCGTCGCCCAACCCACCGACCGTGACCAATACGGCTACCTTTCCGAGCACCACGGCTACGGCGAGGACAGCCGCACCGCCAGCGACTACGCCGAGGATCTGGCCGCCACCATGCTGGCCACCACCCTGGGAGTGGATTTCGATCCCGACAAGAGCTACGACGAGAAGCGGGAGATCTGGAAGATTTCCGGCCAGATCGTGCGTACCTCCGCCCTCACCCAGACCGCCAAGGGGGACAAAGAGGGGCGCTGGACCACGGTCATCGCCGCCTCCGTCCTGCTGCCCTGAGATGGCCTTCCAGCCGGCCAACTTTGCCCTCCTGGAGCCCCAGCAGGCAAACTACGAGAGCGCTCGGGCGGTGATCCTGCCGGTGCCCTTCGAGCGCACCACCAGCTATGGCAAGGGCACCATCGGCGGCCCCGCTGCCATCCTCGCCGCCTCCCATCAGCTGGAGCTCTACGATGAGGAGCTCCAGCGGGAGCCGGCGGAGCTCGGCATCCACACCCTGCCCCTTTTCCAGCCCGAGAGCTTCGATCTAGCGGAGGCCCTGGAAGAGGTGCAGGAGGAAGCCCGCAAACATCTCGACGCCGGCAAATTCCTCGTCACCCTGGGCGGCGAGCACAGCCTGTCCCTGGCGCCGGTGCGCGCCACCGCGGCCTCCCATGGCGATGCCGTGGGAGTCGTACAATTCGACGCCCATGCCGATCTACGGGAGGAGTTCGAAGGCACTCCCTACAGTCACGCCAGCGTCCTGCGCCGCATCGTCGAAGACGGTGCTCCGACCCTGGCGGTGGGGATTCGTTCGCTGTCGTCGCCGGAGGCCCAGCTGGTGAAGGCACGGAAGCTACCGGTGATCTGGGGCTACGAGCTCGAGGAACGCGGTGACGAGCTCTTCGACCGCTTCCTGGAGCAGCTGCCGGAGGCGGTCTATCTGACCTTCGACCTGGACTTCTTCGACCCGTCCCTGGTCCCCGCCACCGGCACCCCCGAGCCCGGCGGCGGCCGTTGGTGGCCCACCCTCCGCATGCTCCGCCGGCTCTTCGCCACCAAGCGCGTCCTGGCCATGGACGTGGTGGAGCTCGCCCCCATCGGCGGGCAGCCCGCCAGCGACTTCCTGGCCGCCAAGCTGGTGTACAAATGCCTCGGCTACCTGGCGGAAGCCGAATCCTCGGCGAGCTGAGGCCGCTCGTCCCCCGCCCCTTCCTCTCCCCTTCCCCAGAACGGGCCCAAGCCCATCTCGTCCTCCCGCCTCCAAGCGTTGGCATCGGTGGAACATCCGAAGGTCTCTGCCGCGTTCTCGAGACTGCTATAGTTCGTCTCGGATCGACATTTATTCTGCGCAAGGGCCCTCTTTACCAGGGCAGCTACTGCGCGCGCCTCCTCGGCGCTCTTGCCTCGGAAGGATCCTTCGCGCACCGCGTCGAGGTTCGAAGGGAAGTTTCACTCGATGGTTAAAGAACGGGCCCGCCAGGTCGCTCTCATCAACACCGCCCGCACCGTCCTCTCCGCCGCCGGGGCCGGTGCGGTGGTGGCGGCGGGCACCGCCAACCCGGCTCTCGCAGCGGTCCTCGTCGCCTCCGGCGCCAAGCTGGTGGAGCTCACCTCGCCGGAGCTCTTCCTGCCCCGTAGCGATCGAGACCAGCTTCCGGACCTGCGCGAGCCCCTGTGGGAGCTCGGCGATCTCGCCCTCGAGCGCTGCCTCCAGCAGGCCGAGGACCGGTTTCCGCGGCACCAGAGGGACGATCTGCGCCGGCTGTCGAAGAAGGCCCGGGGATTCCATCGCACCCTGCTCTTCCTGCCCCTGATGGAGGAAGCTCCCACCGCCTCGGAAGGAGCCCCGGCGACGGCGGAGCATGGCGGGCCTTCGCCCCTCGAAGCCCTGCTGACCACCGACACCCGATCCCCCCTGCCCTTCGAGGATTGGGAGGCGCTGCTGGAAGAGCTCGCCTATGGGGCTCGGGTCCCCCTGACCCGAGATCTCAAGACGCCGCTGGCGCACTTCCTCGCCAGCTCCATGCAGGCGCAGGCGGAGGCGTTGCTGCGTCAGGACATTACCGGTGGGGAACCGCTCCACGGGAAGGCTTGGGCGGTGGTCCTGTGGCTCGATCACCAGCAGAGAATTCACCAGGATCGTCCGTCTCAGGCGGCGATCCGCGACGGTGTTCACGAGCTCCTGCACCGCCAAGCTCCCGACAGCCGCTGGTTACAGGATCCCCGGGTCCAAGAAGGCCCGGACAGCGAAGCGGATCGCCTCGCTTATCGCCGTGAGTTCGATCGCTTCCTAGGCCGAGAACCGGACCTCGAAGCCGTCCGGCAGGCCCTGGCCCTCTCCACCACCGACGAGCCGGTCTTCCGTTGGAGCATCCTCTCCGGCAGCGCCGGAACCGGCAAGAGCCGCCTCGCCCTGGAGCTCTACATCCGCTCGGAGCAGTGGCCGTGCCGAGGCTTCGCCATTCCCGGCGCGGTGTCCCGGGAAACCGCCCGGACCTGGCGCACGGATCACCCCTCCTTGATCATCGTCGACTACGCCGGGCACAAGGAAGGGGTCGCGGAATTCATCCAGACCTTCGCCCACCGAGCCCGGGCGGGAGATCTTTCGCCACCGGTGAGGATCTTGTTGGTGGAACGGCGCAGCGACGATCCCAATCTCGAGCAGATTTTCACCGGTGAGCTGCGGGCCGCGGCTCGCCAATATCAGGGTCCCGGGCATCGCCTGGGCCCCCTCGACGAGGCGGTGCTGGTGCAGATCATGCGCGAGCGCATTCAACGCACCGAAGGCACCGCAACCAGCCACGGCGAAGGCTGGAGTGACGCCCGCCTGCTCGAAGCCCTGGACTACCATGATCGCCGCCGCCGACCGCTCTACGCCGCATTGGTGGGAGACGCCATCGCCAACGATTACTTCTTCTCCGCAACATCCGAGCGCGGAGCTCTGACCCGGGGCCGACTCTTCGAGCGGCTGCTGGAGCGAGAGCGGGAGGAGGTCTGGAAGCTCAAAGACCGAGAGGCGACACAGTACGAGAACCTCCTCCTCCTCACCACTTTCACCGGCGGCTTTGACAATAAGGACCTCGAGGAGCTCTACGAACAGCCGACCCTTGGCCTGGACCTGCCGGAGGATCCCGATTTCGGGACCTACGCGAGGGTCGCCATGACCCACGCAGCGCAGGTCCGCAAGCGCCTGCCGCCGCTGGAGCCGGATCTCCTCGGCGAGCGACTGGTGCTCCAAGCCCTGCTGCCGGAGAACGAAGGCTCCCTGGGTATCAAGCGCCGCAACCGCTGGCTGCGGCGCCTCGCCTGGAAGAACGGTCGGGAGGACACCGCCAGCTTCGTGCAGAAATGCTTCGACAACTACCCCGAGGACGTCTTCCGCCTCGGCTGGCTGCTGCCGGAGAGCGAGTCCCTGGAGCTCGAGCTGCTGGCGCCGTTCATCGCCAGCATGTTGTGGTTGATCAACGCCGCCTCCGGCGACTCGCCGCCCTCCTCCGACGCAGAGGACATGGTGCTGGATCTCCTCGACCGTCTCGACGAACGGCTAGGGGCCCCCGACGATCCGAGCCGCTTCGACCACCTCAGCTCCCGCGTCGCGGGGTGGACGGCCCTCGCCTACTCCTATGCCGCTCGCTGCCTCGGCGCCCGCTTCAATGGGATCCTCCTGAACACCGAGCCGCCGGCCC
It includes:
- a CDS encoding arginine decarboxylase, pyruvoyl-dependent, translated to MSSTFFVPRQMFLTRGVGVHREKLTSFEMALRGAGIAAINIVRVSSIFPPQCKIIPKKKGLEMLPAGAVVPCVVAEAATNEPHRMIAASVGVAQPTDRDQYGYLSEHHGYGEDSRTASDYAEDLAATMLATTLGVDFDPDKSYDEKREIWKISGQIVRTSALTQTAKGDKEGRWTTVIAASVLLP
- the speB gene encoding agmatinase, with the protein product MAFQPANFALLEPQQANYESARAVILPVPFERTTSYGKGTIGGPAAILAASHQLELYDEELQREPAELGIHTLPLFQPESFDLAEALEEVQEEARKHLDAGKFLVTLGGEHSLSLAPVRATAASHGDAVGVVQFDAHADLREEFEGTPYSHASVLRRIVEDGAPTLAVGIRSLSSPEAQLVKARKLPVIWGYELEERGDELFDRFLEQLPEAVYLTFDLDFFDPSLVPATGTPEPGGGRWWPTLRMLRRLFATKRVLAMDVVELAPIGGQPASDFLAAKLVYKCLGYLAEAESSAS